The following is a genomic window from Streptomyces lincolnensis.
AGCAGGTCTTCCAGCTGGGCGCGCATCCGCAGGATCTCGTTCGCGGCGATCTCCAGGTCGGAGACCTGACCGCGACCCGTCTCGCTGTAGGGCTGGTGGATCAGCACCCGGGCGTTCGGGAGGGCCATGCGCTTGCCCGGCGTACCGGCGGCCAGCAGGATGGCGGCGGCCGAGGCGGCCTGGCCCATGCAGACCGTCTGGACGTCCGGCTTCACGAACTGCATCGTGTCGTAGATCGCGGTGAGCGCGGTGAAGGAGCCGCCGGGGCTGTTGATGTAGACCGAGATGTCCCGGTCGGGGTCCATCGACTCCAGGCACAGCAGCTGGGCCATGACGTCGTTGGCGGAGGCGTCGTCGATCTGCACGCCGAGGAAGATCACGCGCTCTTCGAAGAGCTTGGCGTACGGGTCGTACTCGCGGATGCCCTGCGAGGTGCGCTCGACGAAGCGGGGGATGACGTACCGGGACTCGGCGACCGGCACGGTGCTCTCGGCGCGTGCGCGGTCGTACAGGCCGCTGCCGGGGAAGTCGTTCACTGTCTCTCTCCTAGGGGCTGAGGCGGTCGGCTGGGGGCGCTGCGGGGGTCTCAGGCCCCGGTGCCGCCGCCGCCCGGCATACCGGCGGCCGTGGCGATGACCTCGTCGATGAGGCCGTACTCCTTGGCCTCGTGGGCGTCGAACCAGCGGTCGCGGTCCGAGTCGCGGGTGATCTGCTCCATCGACTGGCCCGTGTGCTGGGAGGTGAGCTCGGCCATGCGCTTCTTGGTGTGCAGCAGCCGCTCGGCGTGGATCTTGATGTCGGAGGCCGAGCCGGCGAGGCCGGCGGAGGGCTGGTGGATCAGGATCTCGGCGTTCGGGAGCGCGAAGCGCTTGCCCGGGGTGCCCGCGCTGAGCAGGAACTGGCCCATCGAGGCGGCGAGGCCCATGGCGATGGTCACCACGTCGTTCTTGATGTACTGCATGGTGTCGTAGATCGCCATGCCGGCCGTGATCGAGCCGCCGGGGCTGTTGATGTACAGGAAGATGTCCTTGTCCGGGTCGGCGGCAAGGAGCAGCAGCTGTGCGGTGATCTTGTTCGCGATGTCGTCGTCGACCGGCTGGCCGAGGAAGATGATCCGCTCGTTGAGCAGCCGGTTGTAGACCTGGTCGCCGAGGCCACCACCGATGGAAGGCTCGCCGGCGGCTGAAGGCATCAGATTCGTCACGTATCCACCTGCTCGTCTTACGACGGCGCCGGGCCGTCTTCACGTTTCCCTGCGGGGCTGGAGCCGGGACTCCTCGCCCTCTTAGTCATGGACCCTAACGCGCTGGTCCCTTCGGAGAATCCCGGATACGGGGCTGTTCGCCGGGGGCGTAGAGCGGCCGGCGGGCGGCCCGGCGGTTCCCCGCGCCCCCGGATAGGACGACGGGCCCCGGGGACATGTCCCCGGGGCCCGTCATGCGTCCGTCAGAGGCGCCGTGGGTCTCAGCCCTCGGTCTTCTCGTCGGTCTTCTCCTCGGCCGGGGCCTCCTCGGCGGCGGCCTCGGTCGTGCCGGTCTCGTCCTCTTCCTCGTCGTCGAGGTCGATGATCTCGCCGTTGGTGTCCTTGACGGTGGCCTTCTCGACCACGACGGCCAGGGCCTTGCCGCGGGCGACCTCGCCGACCAGCATCGGGACCTGACCGCCCTCGACGACCGCCTGGGCGAACTGGTCGGGGGACATGCCGGAGGAGGCCGCGCGCCGCATGAGGTGCTCGGTGAGCTCCTCCTGGTTGACGTTGAGCTTCTCCTGCTTGACGAGCTCGTCGAGGACGAACTGCGTCTTGATGCCCTTGACCGCGGCTTCCTTGGTCTCGGAGTCGAACTCCTCGACCGTCTTGCCCTGGATCTCGAGGTACTTCTCGAGGTCGAGGCCCATCTGGCCGAGCTGGTGGTGCTCCAGGTTGTGCTT
Proteins encoded in this region:
- a CDS encoding ATP-dependent Clp protease proteolytic subunit; this encodes MNDFPGSGLYDRARAESTVPVAESRYVIPRFVERTSQGIREYDPYAKLFEERVIFLGVQIDDASANDVMAQLLCLESMDPDRDISVYINSPGGSFTALTAIYDTMQFVKPDVQTVCMGQAASAAAILLAAGTPGKRMALPNARVLIHQPYSETGRGQVSDLEIAANEILRMRAQLEDLLAKHSTTPIEKIREDIERDKILTADDALAYGLIDQIISTRKMNNASVR
- a CDS encoding ATP-dependent Clp protease proteolytic subunit gives rise to the protein MPSAAGEPSIGGGLGDQVYNRLLNERIIFLGQPVDDDIANKITAQLLLLAADPDKDIFLYINSPGGSITAGMAIYDTMQYIKNDVVTIAMGLAASMGQFLLSAGTPGKRFALPNAEILIHQPSAGLAGSASDIKIHAERLLHTKKRMAELTSQHTGQSMEQITRDSDRDRWFDAHEAKEYGLIDEVIATAAGMPGGGGTGA